In Microbacterium binotii, one DNA window encodes the following:
- a CDS encoding helix-turn-helix domain-containing protein → MTPDAATRAQPVSAYEAAVRALLSPLPGEPILTASDREALFAASALPPGIPGARFVVSAGTVIALLGSGRHGRAAETAAKLAAEADELRVHTAPSLLPDVYSAIGDGLLAVGETRRAHRFADAAARMAHEHGREASAYRAHGIAALALAMSGEHAAATDLVATASALADRYGWPRSETAYHLLLAHALRAEARGDAAELQTVAEEMRDSASDVRWLLSSWAVSAVAALLDGDSATAIAHSRQVTSTVAAGSAPPALRGFALGAHADALVLRGEPSRALAMLDGEASTMDHCVCLDGLRAGAYLHLGDLSAALRATAPCMRGAAHHSHRTLGRVLLTRALVFERLGRRDAARASLEDALSVWTDPREAFVSPLLPLREVAPVAAALVRRPALQERFAQILARADAGVRASVRAATPPLLLTRREREVAYALRTSSHATNAELAASLHVSVNTLKTQLKTLYAKVGAHERRGAVRMLESVGFYDVPFDAR, encoded by the coding sequence ATGACACCGGATGCGGCGACCCGAGCGCAGCCCGTCTCCGCGTACGAGGCGGCGGTGCGCGCGCTGCTGTCTCCGCTACCGGGGGAGCCGATCCTGACGGCATCCGATCGCGAGGCGCTCTTTGCGGCGTCCGCTCTGCCGCCCGGCATCCCCGGGGCGCGCTTCGTCGTCTCCGCCGGTACGGTGATCGCCCTGCTCGGGAGCGGTCGCCATGGTCGCGCCGCCGAGACGGCCGCCAAGCTCGCCGCGGAAGCAGACGAGCTGCGGGTGCACACGGCGCCCTCTCTGCTGCCGGACGTGTACAGCGCGATCGGCGACGGCCTGCTGGCGGTCGGCGAGACGCGACGCGCGCACCGATTCGCCGACGCAGCGGCGCGTATGGCGCACGAGCACGGCCGCGAGGCGTCGGCCTATCGCGCACACGGGATCGCGGCGCTCGCCCTCGCGATGAGCGGCGAGCACGCGGCGGCGACGGATCTGGTCGCGACCGCCTCCGCCCTCGCCGACCGCTACGGCTGGCCGCGCTCCGAGACCGCGTACCACCTGCTGCTCGCGCACGCCCTGCGCGCGGAGGCGCGGGGTGACGCGGCGGAGCTGCAGACCGTGGCGGAAGAGATGCGGGACTCGGCGTCGGATGTGCGCTGGCTGCTCTCGTCGTGGGCGGTGTCGGCGGTCGCGGCATTGCTCGACGGCGACAGCGCCACCGCCATCGCGCACTCGCGCCAGGTGACCTCGACGGTCGCCGCCGGCAGCGCCCCGCCCGCGCTGCGCGGCTTCGCCCTCGGCGCACACGCCGATGCGCTCGTGCTGCGCGGAGAGCCCTCGCGGGCGCTCGCGATGCTGGACGGCGAAGCCTCGACGATGGATCACTGCGTGTGCCTCGACGGGCTGCGCGCGGGCGCCTACCTCCACCTCGGAGACCTCTCGGCCGCGCTGCGCGCCACGGCGCCGTGCATGCGAGGCGCCGCGCACCACTCGCACCGGACGCTCGGTCGCGTTCTGCTCACACGTGCGCTGGTGTTCGAACGGCTCGGAAGACGGGATGCGGCGCGGGCATCGCTCGAAGACGCACTGAGCGTGTGGACCGACCCGCGGGAGGCCTTCGTCTCCCCCCTGCTCCCGCTGCGGGAGGTGGCACCGGTGGCGGCGGCGCTCGTGCGCAGGCCCGCGCTCCAAGAGCGATTCGCGCAGATCCTTGCACGTGCAGACGCCGGTGTCCGCGCCTCCGTGCGCGCGGCGACGCCGCCCCTGCTGCTCACCCGCCGCGAGCGCGAGGTCGCCTACGCGCTTCGCACGAGCAGCCATGCGACCAACGCGGAACTCGCCGCATCCCTGCACGTGTCGGTCAACACGCTGAAGACGCAGCTGAAGACGCTCTATGCCAAGGTCGGTGCCCACGAACGCCGCGGCGCAGTGCGGATGCTGGAGTCCGTCGGCTTCTACGACGTGCCCTTCGACGCGCGCTGA